CGGTCCCCGCGCGACCTCCTCGGCGACCTTCGTCGCCGACAAGCCGGGGCTGTTCTGGTACTACTGCACCTGGTTCTGCCATGCCCTCCACCTGGAGATGCGGGGAAGGATGATGGTCGAGGCCTGAATGGAACTGCTCATCGGGGACGGGGCGGCACGGGGGTACGACGGGAAGGCGTTGCCCTCGCCCGCACTGCACCCGGTGGTGGCCTCCGGCAGCCGTGCCCACCCCCGGGGGGGCCGTCTGTGCCTGCTCGCTTTCCTCCTGATCGGCCTCTGGCTGGGGCTCGTCGCCGGGGCCCGGGCCGCGATGTGGACGGTGAACCCGGGAGATGACGTCCAGCAGCTGCTGGAGCTCGCCCGCCCGGGGGACCGCGTCCGCTTTCGCCCCGGCCACTACCCGGTGCACCTGCGCATCGACAGGCCGCTGGTCCTGGAGGGGGAACCCGGTGCGGTCCTCGACGGCGGCGGGAAGGGCCGGGTGATCGTGATCGATGCCCCCTCGGTGGTGGTGCGGGGCCTGGAGATCCGCCGTTCCGGCACCGGCCTGACGGCGATGGATGCGGGGATCTTCGTCACCGCCAAGGGCCGGGACGTGCGCATCGAGAACAACCGCCTGGATGCGGTGCTGTTCGGGTTCTGGCTCGATGGCAGCAAGGGGGCGGTGATCCGCGGCAACCGGGTCCACGGGCTGCCCGCCCTGCGCTCGCAGGACCGCGGCAACGGGATCCACCTGCACAACACCAGCGGGACCCTGGTTGCGGACAACGTGGTATGGGAGACCCGGGACGGCATCTACATCGAAACCAGCAACGACAATACCCTGCGCGACAACGACCTGCATGACCTGCGTTACGGCATCCACTACATGTTCTCCAACCGCAACGAGGTGGTGGGGAACCGGACCCGGCGGACCCGGACCGGCTATGCCCTGATGCAGTCGAGTCACCTGGTGATCCGGGACAATCGCTCCACGGATGACGCCAACTACGGGATCCTGATGAACTACATCAACTACAGCATCATCGCCGGCAACGTCATCGTCGGGGTCCATGCCGGCCGGGGCCGGTCCACCGGGGGAATGGTGGTGGCCGGTGCCGAGGGACGGGGGCTGTTCATCTACAACTCGCAGCTCAACGAGATCCACGACAACGTCATAGCTGGTTGCGACATCGGGATCTTTCTCAC
Above is a genomic segment from Acidobacteriota bacterium containing:
- a CDS encoding nitrous oxide reductase family maturation protein NosD, yielding MELLIGDGAARGYDGKALPSPALHPVVASGSRAHPRGGRLCLLAFLLIGLWLGLVAGARAAMWTVNPGDDVQQLLELARPGDRVRFRPGHYPVHLRIDRPLVLEGEPGAVLDGGGKGRVIVIDAPSVVVRGLEIRRSGTGLTAMDAGIFVTAKGRDVRIENNRLDAVLFGFWLDGSKGAVIRGNRVHGLPALRSQDRGNGIHLHNTSGTLVADNVVWETRDGIYIETSNDNTLRDNDLHDLRYGIHYMFSNRNEVVGNRTRRTRTGYALMQSSHLVIRDNRSTDDANYGILMNYINYSIIAGNVIVGVHAGRGRSTGGMVVAGAEGRGLFIYNSQLNEIHDNVIAGCDIGIFLTAGSEDNRFRDNSIIDNRLQVKYVSTRKQEWSYGRRGNYWSDYLGWDLDGDGIGDRPYLPYDGVDLLLWRYPQARWLLYSPVIEVLHWVQRLFPLLRPPGVQDTYPLMKPANDKAIPWIQRSS